In Paludibaculum fermentans, the genomic stretch CAGGGGAGCATTTCCGTTGCCGAACTGCGGCAGAATTTCCAGGGCCTTGCCGTCGCTGTCCGCGTCCACCAGGAACGCGAACTCGACGTTGTACTTCGTCTCGATGTCCTGGCGCTTCCATTCGCCGGTAGCCGTTCCCGGATTCTTCCACCATGAGACATTCTTCGAGAACCAGCCCACGCTGACGACATCCAGCTTCCCGTCGCCATCGTAGTCGGCCACCAGGTCAGAGAAGTCGTCGACGTAGTTATTGAGAAAGGGCAGTGTCCGGAACCGGTGCGGAGTCCAGTTCGGCGCCTCGTACCAGAACTCACCCGCGACGATATCGAGCCGCTTGTCTCCATTGATATCGGCAAACGCGGCGGGCTCCGCCGCACCCCCGTCAATCATCGATTTGTCGAAGGTAAGCTCAGGGGGACGAGTGACAAAGAAGAAGGCGAGAAGGGCAAGTCGGGAGATCATTGGAATCAGCCAGAATGTATCACACCGCGATGCCGGGCAGCAGCCGTGTCAGCCATCCTGTCGCCGGGTGATTCCTGCTGGTGTCCGGCCCCCCAGTATTCCGCCCCGCCTTACCCGGGCTGCTAGAATCGCCGCAGAGCAGTCCCAACCCTTTGACTAGAGGAGATTCACTGCCTTGCACAAGCTCTCCAGAATCCTGGAAGGCTGGGACGGCTACCAGACCAGCCTGCTGCGCGCCGCCGCGCCGCTCACCAGGGATCAGCTCAACTGGAGGCCCGCACCGGACCGCCGCACCGCGGGCGAACTCCTCCGGCACATCTGCATGGGCCGCATCACCTGGCTCGACCGGATGAAGGCCCCGGGCATCGAATCCGTTGCCGCGCGCGTTCCGCAATGGCAGTACGGCGAAGACGGCACGCGTTCAGTCGCCGAGGAGGCTGCAGCCTCCGATGACCCGGCCGCGCTCAACGATTGGCTCGCGCTGTCCTGGCAACCCATCCACCGCCTGCTGGAGGAATGGACCGTCGACGACCTCTTTGAGACTCAGGTGATATTCGACTACGTGGTCTCGCGCCAGTGGATGATCTGGCGGATCCTGTCGCACGACACCCACCACGGCGGCCAATTGGCGACCCTGCTGGCCCTGCAGGGCATCGCAGCCCCGGACCTGCGGGAACAGGGCGGCCACATCATCATCCCGCCCAGAAAATCCGCTTAAGTTCCGCCGCCCTCACTTCTTGCGCTGCGGATAAATCGTTTCCCCTCTCTTCAGCATCTCCACAAACACCGCGATCTTCCTCCGCCGGCCGGCCTCGGTCTTCATGTGATGCACGCGAAAGGCCAGCGCAAAGCGATTCTGCTCGCTCAACCGCGACAGCATCTCCTTGGCCCGTGGCTCGGCCTCTATTGCGGCCTGCAGGTCGTCAGGGATCTTCATCTCCTGGCCGCTCCCATACGCGCGATCCCATCGCCCGTCCTGCTTCGCCGCCTCCACGGCCCGCAGCCCGTACTCCGTCATACGCCCTTCCTTCACCAGCCGCGCGACGTTGTCGACATTGATCTGGCTCCAGATGCTCTTCTTCCCGCGCGGTGTGTAGCGCTGCAGAAAGCTATTCTCGTCGAACCCCTTCCGCACCGCGTCGATCCAGCCCCAGCACAGCACTACGTCGATCGCCTCCTTGGCATTGATCGACTTCAACCCCGACCCCACCTTGTGCATCTTGATCCAGACCTCGTCGGCCCGCTCGTGGTTCTTCCCCAGCCATCGGTAGAAACTCTCAGGGTCCGGAAACTCGCGGACTTTTTCCGGATCGACATAAATTGCAGCCATTTGCCAGATCCTACCATCCGCCCGTCAAAATATGTGCTAAAACAAACCCCATGCCGGTAAAGAACTTCACTCGCAGGACGTTTGTCGCCGCCGCCGGCTCCGCCCCGGCCCTGGCAGCCGAGAATCAGGTCGCGCCCAAGCCCGCCGGCGGCCCGATCAAAATCGTCACCATGTACAAGTTCGAGCCCGAGGAGGTCCGCAGGATCCAGGCCGCGACCCCTGCCGCCATCGAACTCGTCATCGCCGGCAACCGCCAGCAATACCGCACCCTCCTGCGCGAAGCCGACGTCGTCTACGGCGAAATCGCCGGTGCCGAACTCGACTACGCCCCAAAGCTGAAATGGGTCCAATCCGGCGGCGCCGGCATGGAAGGCATGGCACCCGAACTCAAAACCCACCCGGCGGTCGTCACCAATTACGCGCGGATCTTCGCCCCCGGCATCAGTGAAACCGGCATCGGCATGCTGCTGTGCCTCACCCGCGGCATCACCACCCATTACATGCCGCAGTTCGCCAAACGCCAGATGAAGCCCGTCGGCAACCCCAAATCGGCCGATCATACGGAACTCGTCGGCCGCACCATGGCCATCGTCGGCATGGGCGGCATCGGCTCTTTCATGGCCCGCCGCGCCCACTACGGCTTCGACATGAAGATCATCGCCACCGACGCCAGGCCGATCCCCAAGCCCGAATACGTCGACGAGCTCCACTCGCCCGACTACTTCCCTGATCTCGTCCCTCGCGCCGACGTCCTGGTGGCCGCTGCCCCGCTCACCCCCACCACTGAGCGCATGTTCAACGAGTCTGTCTTCCGTTCAATGAAGAAGACCGCCTACTTCCTGGCGCTTTCCCGGGGTCGCCTCTTCGATGACATGGCGCTGGTGAAGGCCTTGAAGCAAGGCTGGATCGCGGGTGCCGGCCTCGACGTCTTTCCGCAGGAACCGCCGCCCAGCGAGCATCCCATCTTCGACCTGCCCAACGTCGTCATGACGGCGCACACCTCCGGCTGGAGCCCGGATCGTCAGGTGCGCCTCATCGACTTCTTCGCCGAGAACGTCCGCCGCTATGCCGCCGGCCTGCCGTTGGTCAACGTGGTGGACAAGCAAGCCGGCTACTGACGGCAGCTATTTTCGATCAGGGGGGCCCGCCGGCCCGTGCAAAGCCTGCTAATACACCCGGTCCAGAGCCTGCACTGGGATCCGGACACGAAACAACGCCTGGCCGTCCGCGCCCAGCAGGTCGAAACTGCCTCCGATACTGGGAGGCCCTGACTGCCCGCCCAGGAAGGTTGACGACCGCTCATGCACCGCCCCCTCCTTGCCCAGCCCCTTCCAACTGCCCAACTCCAGCGTGGTAGGAGGAGTCACCCGGAAATGCAGTTGCACCGCGATCTGGGCCGCGCCATCACCATACAAGGCCGCTACATCGAGCCGGTCCCCATTGCGCGTGCCCTTCACCGATGTGAGCTGGAACCGCGTGACGTTTTGCCCGCCGCCGACATCTTCCACCGGCTTGCCTGCCTGTTTCGAGCAGCCGGAAAGTACCAGGGCGCCCGCCACCGCAAGGACCATCGAAACCCAATGCATCTCACCAGTCTACGTCCCGGCCGCCCGTGAGGCGCTCCCACAACAGGAATATTCGGATGCCGCCAATGAAAACAACGCGGAGGCCGGACTTCCGGCCCCGCGTTGAGTCTCAATCACCCGCACCCGCTCCGTCCTTAATGCCGGACGTGCGGTGCACGGCCGCCTATGGGATCGTCCACGTACCTGTCTGCACCATCCCGGTGTCCCGGTTCAGCACATCCAAGGTCCGCTGGAACATCATCTTCGCCCCCGACATCGGAGCCTTCATCGTGACCGGCGTAGTCACCACCAGATTCCCATTCGTATTCTGGACAGTGGTCCCGCCCGTGTTGATGGAACATGCGCTGCTGTTCAATGCATTGGAGGCCACGCCCGGCGTAACCGGGCCGAGGAAGAAGCCCACGTCGCTGGAGTACATCCACAACCCGTTGCCCCCGCGGTCGTAATGGAGGAAGCAGAAAGGCTGTCCCCCGCCATCCGTCGCGGCCGCGATCAGGAACTGCACCCAGCCGAACGCGCTGCCCGCAAATCCCGGAGGATCCGGATAAGTCAGAGTGAACGTCTGCGAGGAACCGGTGCCGGAGTTGGGCCCCACGGTCATGGTCCCCAGTGTCGCGGCCAACGATGTCCAAGTGCCTCGCTGCACCCAGCCCGAGTCGATACCGGACCGGTCCAGCGTGCGCATGTAGATGTTACGGACGCTCGCCTGTTTGAATACCAGGTTCGCGTTCACCGTTAGGGTCGGGCCGGCGCCCACCACCGTGGAAGCGGAAGTATTCAGGGCGCACAGCGAGTTCTGAAGTCCGTTCGACAACGTACCCGGAGTCACGGGACCGACGAAGAATCCGCCGTCGCCGTACAGCCACAAGCCATTCCCTGCCACATCGTAGTGCACGAAGCAGAACGACTGGCCGCCGCCGTCGGGGCTCACCGCGAACAACATCTGGACCCACGCCAGGTTGTGATAGTCGTCGGCCACCGCGAACAGGCCGGTAAAGGTCTGCGTGTTGCCGCTTCCACTGCCGGGCGTCACCGTGACCGGGGTGGGTCCGGTGATGATCAGCGTGGCATCGCTCGCCTGTCCGTCCTGGAGTCCGCCGCCCGTCACGCTGACCTGGTTGGTCACCAACGCCGGGGCGGCCCCCGACACGTTGACAGTCACTGTGATTGCCGGGTAGCTCGCTCCGGAGGCCAGCGAGTTACTCCGCGTGCAGGTGTTTCCGCCCGCCGGGCAGGTCCAGCCATTGCCCGCCATGGAAACCAGCGTCATGCCTGCCGGCACCGCTTCCGTCACTGACACCGTGCCACTGGTCGCCGCGCCTCCTCCCGGATTGGTAACCGTTACCGAATAGGTGGCATTCTGCTGGCCCTGGGCAAAAACCCCACTATGGGTCTTGGCTACACTCCAGGTGGGACTTTGCACGGTGAGCGTGACGGGCACGGTCACGGCCGACGTCCCCCCGTTGAACACAGCCTGGCCCGTATGGACCCCCGCCGGCACCGCAATGCCGCCAGGAGCGCCGGCCACGTTGAACGTGATCAGCCGTGGCGTCGCGCAACAGTTCCCCGACGGTGTAATCGACAACCAGGAGCCGCCGTTGCCCGACGAGCCCAAAGCGGAGAATCCAAGCGCCGTACCGTTCGAGTTCACCGTGGCCGTCTGCGACAGCGGGTTGGCCCCTCCAAACGGCATCGTGAAGTTGAGCCCGCTCATCTGGGTGAAAATATTCGTCCCCAATTGAACAGCCACCGGCACCGTCACACTGCTGGTGCCGCTCTCAAACAGCAGTTGGCCGTTAAACTGCCCGGCGACCAGCCCGAGATTCGGCAGGTTCCCCGGAACAATACTGACAGTGACGGTCGAGGGCGCCGTGCCGCTGCCGGCCGAAACTTGCAGCCAGGCTCCGTTGTCGAACGTCATCGGAGTAACCGTCCAGTTCAAAGGCCCGGTGCCCATCCTGCGAATCGTCAACTGCTGGCTGGCCGGGCTCCCCGCAGTGGCAGCCGAGAAGTACATCTGGCCCTGCACGTTGTCGAAGAACGGCTGGTTACCCGGCGAAACGGTCAGCGTCACGGGCACAACCATGGCGGTCGTCCCGCTGTCCAGGATGACCTCTCCCGTATAAGTGCCCGCCGCCAGGCCCACCGGAGCGGCGATCGAAACGGTGAGCACTCGAGGAGTGGCACAACAATTGCCCGTCGGAGAGACGGTCATCCAGTTGCCGCCATTGCCGGTGGCGCCGGCCACGCTGAACCCGAGCGCGGCCCCGATACTCGTCGTCGTGACGATCTGCGGTAGCGGGTTCGCCCCGCCTTGCGGCATCGTGAAATGCAGCCCGTTCACCTGGGCAAATCCATTGCCGCCCACCACCACGCTGATGGGCACGGTGACGCTGCTGGCGCCCGAAAGGAAAAGCACCTGCCCCGTGAAGACACCCGCCACCAGCCCCTGATTCGGCAGATTCTGGGTGACGATGCCGATACTCACCTTGGAAGGCGCGGTGCCGCTGGCCGCTGAAACGGTCAGCCAGTTGTTGCCATCAAAAGTGCTGGTCAGGGCCGTCCAGTTCAAGGTCCCAGTCCCGCGATTGCGAAGCTGTACCGTCTGCGCCGCCGGATTGCCGGCGTGCGTCGCCAGGGAATAGCTCAACAGCCCCGGAACATTGTCGAAGAACGGCTGGTTGGCCGGCGAAACCGTGAGGGTCACCGGAACAGTCTGTGAGGTCTGGCCGCTGTAGAACGAGACTTGGGCCGTATAGGTCCCGGCGGGCATGCCCACGGGCGCGGCGACGGTCAACTTGATCGGCCGCGGCGTGGCGCAGCAGTTTCCAGTCGGCGTGACCGTCAGCCACGCGCCGCCGCTGCCCGTCGCGGAGGCCACACTGAAGCCAATCGGTGAGGCCGTGTGGGTGGCGGTCACAATTTGGGGCAGCGGATTCGCACCTCCCTGCTGCATGGTGAAATGAACTCCGCTGAGCTGGCCAAAGACATTGGCCCCCACCTGGACGCTCACCGGAACGGTCACCGTACTGCCGCCGCCCATGTCGAAGCGTAGCTGTCCGGTGAAGACTCCGGCCACCAGTCCTCCGTTCGGCAGGTTGCCCGGGACAATTCCCACCGTGACAAGCGAGGGCGCGGTCCCGCTCGTATTCGCCACTGTCAGCCAACTGCCTCCATCGAACGTACTCGCCGTGACGCTCCAGTTCAGGGTCCCTGTCCCTCTGTTGCGAACCTGGAACACCTGCGGCGAAGGCGCGCTGCCGGCCGGAGTCATGGTGAAGCTCAATTGGCCGGGCACGTTATCGAAGAAGGTAGTGGCCGCCGCCGCGACCGTGAGCGTCACAGGCACCGTGACGGACGTGGCGCCGCTATAGGCGACAATTTGCGCCGTGTACGTGCCCGCCGGCATCGTGGGCGGCGCATTCACAGTGGCCACCAACGCCCTCGGCGTCACGCAACAGTTCCCGGAAGGCGTAACGGACAGCCAACTGCCTCCGGTCGCCGTGGAGTAAGCGACACTGAATCCGGTAGCCGCCCCAAGGCTGGCAATGGTGACATTCTGGGGCAGCGGGTTTGGACCGGCTTGCAGCATGGTGAAGCTGAGGCCGTTCACCTGCTCGAAACCCTGGCCCACCGCTACTGTGATTGGAACCGTCACGCTGCTACCCGTTGTCAGGAACAACAGGTTCGCCGTGTAAACACCCCCGGTCAGCGTGCCGTTAGGTAGATTCGCGGGTACGATGCCGATGGAGATCTCGGAGGGCGCCGTACCGCTGAGGTTCGAAACCGTCAGCCAGTTTCCTCCATCATGTGTCACCGGCGTGACCGTCCAGTTCAGCGTACTCGGCCCTCCATTGCGGATCTGCACCAGTTGATTCGGCGGAGGATTGGCGGCGGAGGTCGGCAGCGAGAAACTCAGCTGGCCGGCCATGTTGTCAAGGAACGGAGCATTCGTCGGCGCGATCGTCAGGGTCACGGGAATGACCATCATCTGCGACCCGTTGTCCGCCAGAACCTGGCCGAAGTAAGTCCCCGCCGCCAGGGACACGAGCGGTTGCACGCTGATCGTCAGCGCGCGCGGTGAGGTGCAGCAGTTCCCGGCCGGGCTGACACTCAGCCATGTTCCACCATTGGAACCGCTCGTCGCCGACGTACTGAAATTGAAAGCGGCCCCCAGGCTGGAGATGGTCACGGTTTGAGGCAATGGGTCGTTACCCGCATAGGGCTTGGTGAAACTCAGCGCATTCACCTGCGCCATGGCGTTCGGAGAGATGGTAAGTGCAATAGGAACACTGATGACACTGGCCCCTCCGGCGGTCTGGAACAGCAATTGCCCGCTGTACGTACCAGCCGTACTGCCGCCGTTGGGCAGGTTGGCGGTGTTGATGCCCACTGTGACCAGGGAGGGAGCCGTGCCCGACGTCGCTGACACGGTCAGCCAGTTCCCGGCGTTCGAAGTGGTGGTGCTCAGGGTCCAGTTCAGACTCCCAACGCCGCCGTTCCGGATCTGGACGACCTGCGAGGGCGGGTGTCCGCCAGGCAACATGGAGAAACTCACCTGGCCCGGAGTATTGTCGAAAAACGTGCCCGAAACCGGCGCGACCACAAGCGTCACGGGTACCGTCAACGAAAGGGCTCCGGACGTAAAGACGACTTGCCCCGAGTAGGTGCCCACCGCCATCGCTGGACTGGTCGTCACAATGACGCGCACGCCGCGCGGAGTGACGCAGCAGTTGCCCGAGGGCGACGCCGTCAGCCAGTTCCCGCCGGAGGATGTCGATGCCGCCACACTGAAGCCGAAATTGGTGGCAGTCGTGCTCGCCACCGCCAGCACCTGTGGCAGCGGGTCGTCCGCGCCAAACGCTTTGGTGAAATGCAGTGGATCGATGTGGGCAAACTGCTGCGCCAGCAACCCGCCGGGCAGGGCCATCGCAAAAATCAGCAGGACAATCGCCCGCAGGCAGGCATTAATGATGCGGGACGCGCTCGAGACGCGTTCGCGGGACGGTTCTTCAACACGAGTGGCCGTTGGCCGCATGATCCCTCCAAGGCTCTGCAACTGCATGTGCCACCCCTTCGCCGGTGGCACAATTGTGGTTTCTTCCCAGGTAGCGCCCGTGTGCGCCCGTCGGCTCTGCCGCCAGCAGGGCTTTACAGGATTCTGCTCAGCGGACTCCTCCGTCCAGGCACTCATGGCAACACCCATCCGCTGCGGCAAGCGCGAAATCTGGTCATGTTCAGCGAGCATCTGCCTCGAACCTCCCCCTCTGATCCATCTCGAAACGCCGCGATACTCCACGGCCCCATTGGTCGCACCGTGAATCGCAAACCAGGCAGCCCATCCCGGCCCACAACGAACAGACCCGCGAACGCAAATGAGTCCCGCATGGCCCAGCAGTCCGCCAAAGCGGACCAACCCGCAAATTGAGCCGCGAACGTGAGTGAGCGGATAGCCACCGAAAGGTTCCACTCAGGCAGTACTGCGACCCTTCGCCAGCGCGTCTTTGTTACGGGCAACTGTTGAGGCCTGAACCAACTCGCGACCCGCCGCAATCACCAGCCAGCACCAGAAACAATCCACAGGAACGGGACCACCGATGAAGCGGCACTCCTTCGTGCGCGGCCGTCCCTCCGTCTCACCCCTCACCGCGCATTGCGAAGAAACGCGCCAAAACCCGTCATAGGTCATGAATATTTCGACAGCCCCCGGACAGGCTAAGCTGGAGGGCCCGTCCACCGGACTCTTGGCGCCGCCATCAAAAGGCGAGGAAAGGCGGACGAGAATCGCCGCCGTTGCGCACGGGTCAGCCGAACGACACAGGCCATTGTCGAATCGAACTCCTGCGCGAAGACGAAAAGATTGTGGGTGTGGACGCTGAATAATGAGTAGCCTGGCAACGGGTCACGCCGAGAGCCAACACCGGTGCTCATCCGGGCCACAATGCACGTATGCGGCACGACATCGCCGTCCCGGCGAATGCGTGCCTAGATGCCCTGCCCCCGCTCCACCCATTCCCTCCCGCCCCCATCTCCCATATACTTGACTAACTCGTAACCTTAGACCGCCCCAAGGAGCGCCCATGCCCACTGCAGTAGTCAACTACGACGGCAGCATCACCGCCTCCCCCGCCCAGCTTGTCTTCCCCGAATCCGTCGCCGACATCCAGGCCATCCTGCGCGACCCGGCCCGCTACCCCAGTCCCGTCCGCGCCGTGGGCAGCTACCACTCCCTCACCCCCTGCGCCTCCTCCGACGGCACCATGATCAACATGGCCCGCATGAACCGCGTCCTCAATATCGACGCGGCCGCCGGCACCATCACCGCCCAGGCAGGCATCCAGTTCATCAACGCGTCCAGGGAACTCCGCAAGCACGATCTCCAGTTCATGACCAACATCGAGATCGGCAACATGACCCTCGGTTCAGCCGCCTGCTGCCACACGAAGGACGCCCTCGACGGCATCGAGTTCGGCCAGGTCAACTCCTACCTCACCAGCGTCAAATGGGTCACCCCCACCGGCGATCTCGCCGAAGCTTCAGAGGAAACGAGTCCCGGCCTCCTCCGCATGCTGCGCGGCAGCTATGGCTTGGCCGGAGTGGTCTACGAGGTCACCTTCCGCATCAAACCCATTGAGGCTATCCATCTCACTTACCTGCCCCGCCCGGTCGACGAGCTCACCCAGGAGGAAGTCGACCAACTCATGGACACCTCCGAAGGCCTCATCTGCTGGACCGTCGGCCGAACCGCCGTCTTCCAGCAGCGCACCCGCGTCGAGGACAGGAACATCTTCGGTGGACTCCTGGCCGCCTTCCGCCGCCGCCTCTGGAACCACAGCGGCGCCTACGCCGGACACCTGCTCGAATCCTTCGTCCACAACCCGGAGGCGCGCGACAACCTCCAACAGGGCCTGTTCCAACTCGATGAGTTCATGTACGGCACCCTCCGCCTCTTCGGCGGCATCACCATCCTTGCGCCCGACAAGACCATCGACTACAGCAAGACGAAAACCTCGGCCAAATATGCCTTCACCTTCTGGGCCTTCCCGCGCGCCCGCTGGCTTTCGGTACTGCGCGACTACCTCGACTTCGCCGATCAGCACCATAAGGTCACCGGCTTCCGCTGCAACATGCCGCTGGGCGCCTACCACATCCGCCGCGACACGCATTCAGTCCTCTCCTACAGCCACGACGAGGAAATCTTCTCCATCGACCCGATTCACGCTCCGGTCGACCTGCCCGCCTGGCAGAACTTCCTGCGGGCCTTCAACGAATTCTCCTTCCAGCGCGGCGGCATCCCCCTCTTGAACCAGAGTCCCTTCGTCGAGCGCCGGCACGTGGAGGCAGCCTACGGCCAGCGTTGGCACGAACTCTCAGACTGGGTAGCCCAGCAGGACCCCACCGGCCGAATGCTGAACCCCTACTTCGCCGCCCTGCTCTCCAAGTCCGCCGCCCAGGCGCAATCCTGACTGGCGCCACAACCAAAGAACTAGAGATAGAGGAGACACACCCCGATCGCGACGAGCCAGGCCCTAATGCGTATCCAGCACGGACCGTAAGGCACCCAGACGGGACGCCCCGAAACGGAGCCGCAAACGTCAGTGATCGGATAGCTCACCCAACGGCTCCACTCAAAACAGCCAGGCGCCCCAGCGCCCTCCGCCCGCCAAATTGTAAGGAACCGCGTTCCGAGGCCGCCTTCGAGAAGCAGGGAGAGCAACCGCCCCCGACCAACTCAGGAAGCGGTCGGCACAACAGGATTGAATCCGCCGCTGTAGCGATCACCTGGCCGCAATGTCCGCCACGTCACTCCGACCGCAAAGCCTGCATGATGTCCACCCTGGCCGCCCGGGCCGCCGGAGCCAGCGACGCCACCAGCGCCGCCGCCACCAGCACCGCCGCCGACCCCGCCACCGGTACGAAGCCCGGCATCTTCATCCCGGGAAGAACGCTGCCCGCTGCGCTCGCTAACGCATAGCCGCCCACCACGCCCGCCGCGATCCCCACACCCGCAATCACAGCACCCTGGCTGAGAACACCAAACACCAGGTGCCGCGGCTGCGATCCGATGGCCAGGCGAATTCCAAACTCGCGCGTCCGGCCGCTGACCGAGAACGCCAAAACACCACCTACCCCCACCACGGCGATGGCCAAGGCCACGGCCGCGAACCCTCCGAAGACCAGCGTGTTCAGGCGGTCTGGGGACAGCACCTCCGTGCGGATGTCCTCCAGGGTGGCCGCCCGTTCCACCGGTTGCTCGGACGACTTCTCGCGGATGATGCGCGTGACGGGCGTGATGAGGGAGTACGGATTGCCCCGTGTATGGATAAACAGATTCGCCGCCCAGAGG encodes the following:
- a CDS encoding beta strand repeat-containing protein — protein: MRPTATRVEEPSRERVSSASRIINACLRAIVLLIFAMALPGGLLAQQFAHIDPLHFTKAFGADDPLPQVLAVASTTATNFGFSVAASTSSGGNWLTASPSGNCCVTPRGVRVIVTTSPAMAVGTYSGQVVFTSGALSLTVPVTLVVAPVSGTFFDNTPGQVSFSMLPGGHPPSQVVQIRNGGVGSLNWTLSTTTSNAGNWLTVSATSGTAPSLVTVGINTANLPNGGSTAGTYSGQLLFQTAGGASVISVPIALTISPNAMAQVNALSFTKPYAGNDPLPQTVTISSLGAAFNFSTSATSGSNGGTWLSVSPAGNCCTSPRALTISVQPLVSLAAGTYFGQVLADNGSQMMVIPVTLTIAPTNAPFLDNMAGQLSFSLPTSAANPPPNQLVQIRNGGPSTLNWTVTPVTHDGGNWLTVSNLSGTAPSEISIGIVPANLPNGTLTGGVYTANLLFLTTGSSVTVPITVAVGQGFEQVNGLSFTMLQAGPNPLPQNVTIASLGAATGFSVAYSTATGGSWLSVTPSGNCCVTPRALVATVNAPPTMPAGTYTAQIVAYSGATSVTVPVTLTVAAAATTFFDNVPGQLSFTMTPAGSAPSPQVFQVRNRGTGTLNWSVTASTFDGGSWLTVANTSGTAPSLVTVGIVPGNLPNGGLVAGVFTGQLRFDMGGGSTVTVPVSVQVGANVFGQLSGVHFTMQQGGANPLPQIVTATHTASPIGFSVASATGSGGAWLTVTPTGNCCATPRPIKLTVAAPVGMPAGTYTAQVSFYSGQTSQTVPVTLTVSPANQPFFDNVPGLLSYSLATHAGNPAAQTVQLRNRGTGTLNWTALTSTFDGNNWLTVSAASGTAPSKVSIGIVTQNLPNQGLVAGVFTGQVLFLSGASSVTVPISVVVGGNGFAQVNGLHFTMPQGGANPLPQIVTTTSIGAALGFSVAGATGNGGNWMTVSPTGNCCATPRVLTVSIAAPVGLAAGTYTGEVILDSGTTAMVVPVTLTVSPGNQPFFDNVQGQMYFSAATAGSPASQQLTIRRMGTGPLNWTVTPMTFDNGAWLQVSAGSGTAPSTVTVSIVPGNLPNLGLVAGQFNGQLLFESGTSSVTVPVAVQLGTNIFTQMSGLNFTMPFGGANPLSQTATVNSNGTALGFSALGSSGNGGSWLSITPSGNCCATPRLITFNVAGAPGGIAVPAGVHTGQAVFNGGTSAVTVPVTLTVQSPTWSVAKTHSGVFAQGQQNATYSVTVTNPGGGAATSGTVSVTEAVPAGMTLVSMAGNGWTCPAGGNTCTRSNSLASGASYPAITVTVNVSGAAPALVTNQVSVTGGGLQDGQASDATLIITGPTPVTVTPGSGSGNTQTFTGLFAVADDYHNLAWVQMLFAVSPDGGGQSFCFVHYDVAGNGLWLYGDGGFFVGPVTPGTLSNGLQNSLCALNTSASTVVGAGPTLTVNANLVFKQASVRNIYMRTLDRSGIDSGWVQRGTWTSLAATLGTMTVGPNSGTGSSQTFTLTYPDPPGFAGSAFGWVQFLIAAATDGGGQPFCFLHYDRGGNGLWMYSSDVGFFLGPVTPGVASNALNSSACSINTGGTTVQNTNGNLVVTTPVTMKAPMSGAKMMFQRTLDVLNRDTGMVQTGTWTIP
- a CDS encoding FAD-binding oxidoreductase — translated: MPTAVVNYDGSITASPAQLVFPESVADIQAILRDPARYPSPVRAVGSYHSLTPCASSDGTMINMARMNRVLNIDAAAGTITAQAGIQFINASRELRKHDLQFMTNIEIGNMTLGSAACCHTKDALDGIEFGQVNSYLTSVKWVTPTGDLAEASEETSPGLLRMLRGSYGLAGVVYEVTFRIKPIEAIHLTYLPRPVDELTQEEVDQLMDTSEGLICWTVGRTAVFQQRTRVEDRNIFGGLLAAFRRRLWNHSGAYAGHLLESFVHNPEARDNLQQGLFQLDEFMYGTLRLFGGITILAPDKTIDYSKTKTSAKYAFTFWAFPRARWLSVLRDYLDFADQHHKVTGFRCNMPLGAYHIRRDTHSVLSYSHDEEIFSIDPIHAPVDLPAWQNFLRAFNEFSFQRGGIPLLNQSPFVERRHVEAAYGQRWHELSDWVAQQDPTGRMLNPYFAALLSKSAAQAQS
- a CDS encoding YdeI/OmpD-associated family protein, translating into MAAIYVDPEKVREFPDPESFYRWLGKNHERADEVWIKMHKVGSGLKSINAKEAIDVVLCWGWIDAVRKGFDENSFLQRYTPRGKKSIWSQINVDNVARLVKEGRMTEYGLRAVEAAKQDGRWDRAYGSGQEMKIPDDLQAAIEAEPRAKEMLSRLSEQNRFALAFRVHHMKTEAGRRRKIAVFVEMLKRGETIYPQRKK
- a CDS encoding DinB family protein, with protein sequence MHKLSRILEGWDGYQTSLLRAAAPLTRDQLNWRPAPDRRTAGELLRHICMGRITWLDRMKAPGIESVAARVPQWQYGEDGTRSVAEEAAASDDPAALNDWLALSWQPIHRLLEEWTVDDLFETQVIFDYVVSRQWMIWRILSHDTHHGGQLATLLALQGIAAPDLREQGGHIIIPPRKSA
- a CDS encoding D-2-hydroxyacid dehydrogenase, whose translation is MPVKNFTRRTFVAAAGSAPALAAENQVAPKPAGGPIKIVTMYKFEPEEVRRIQAATPAAIELVIAGNRQQYRTLLREADVVYGEIAGAELDYAPKLKWVQSGGAGMEGMAPELKTHPAVVTNYARIFAPGISETGIGMLLCLTRGITTHYMPQFAKRQMKPVGNPKSADHTELVGRTMAIVGMGGIGSFMARRAHYGFDMKIIATDARPIPKPEYVDELHSPDYFPDLVPRADVLVAAAPLTPTTERMFNESVFRSMKKTAYFLALSRGRLFDDMALVKALKQGWIAGAGLDVFPQEPPPSEHPIFDLPNVVMTAHTSGWSPDRQVRLIDFFAENVRRYAAGLPLVNVVDKQAGY